The following coding sequences are from one Humulus lupulus chromosome X, drHumLupu1.1, whole genome shotgun sequence window:
- the LOC133807197 gene encoding serine/threonine-protein kinase PEPKR2: MRKKRKGSETDPCPNVPEILSSTHHSQSSIITSHYSLEDYTRLRKRCKEDSSNEPVASYKSRLAGVATAPPCGASSLGTPGRGVKRKIGCIDVATQTGRKNKIENDYVSGATIGHGKFGSVRLCRSRASGAEFACKTLKKGEETVHKEVEIMQHLSGHPGVVTLQAVYEDSESFHLVMELCSGGRLIDQILGEGRYSEHRAANVFKEVMSVVKYCHDMGVVHRDIKPENILLTTSGKIKLADFGLGMRITDGQHLTGLAGSPAYVAPEVLTGKYSEKVDIWSAGVLLHVLLVGALPFKGDSVGVFEAIKTVKLDFHTGVWESVSKPARDLIGRMLTRDVSARITADEVLRHPWILFYTARTLKTLPLKTRMKNQLGAPSRQHAIRSRLKFDRIRIEDGSFNDNSSSFSSSDSCKSADQDDSELVDALATAVSRVRISEPKRSRLCVPTGPIEQQRSSNLNANNLCKAF, encoded by the exons ATGAGGAAGAAGAGGAAAGGAAGTGAAACAGACCCATGTCCTAATGTACCAGAAATTCTATCTTCAACCCACCATTCACAATCATCGATTATTACCTCGCATTATTCATTAGAGGATTATACTAGGCTGAGGAAGAGGTGTAAAGAAGATTCTAGTAACGAGCCAGTTGCTTCCTATAAAAGTAGGCTTGCAGGTGTTGCTACTGCACCACCTTGCGGGGCTTCATCTTTAGGCACACCTGGGAGGGGTGTTAAGAGAAAAATCGGTTGCATCGATGTCGCTACTCAAACGGGTAGGAAGAATAAGatagaaaatgactatgtatcAGGTGCCACAATCGGTCATGGAAAGTTTGGTTCAGTTCGATTGTGTCGATCTAGGGCTAGTGGTGCAGAATTTGCATGTAAGACTTTGAAGAAGGGAGAGGAAACAGTTCATAAAGAGGTGGAGATAATGCAACATTTATCTGGTCATCCTGGAGTTGTCACGTTACAAGCGGTGTATGAGGATTCCGAGTCTTTTCATCTTGTCATGGAGTTGTGCTCTGGGGGACGCTTGATTGATCAGATTTTGGGAGAGGGTCGATATTCAGAACACCGTGCTGCTAATGTATTCAAGGAAGTCATGTCAGTTGTCAAGTACTGTCATGATATGGGGGTTGTTCATAGAGACATAAAGCCTGAGAATATTCTTCTTACAACTTCGGGAAAGATAAAGCTTGCCGATTTTGGGCTTGGCATGAGAATAACAGATG GTCAGCATTTGACTGGGTTAGCTGGAAGTCCTGCTTATGTTGCACCAGAGGTTTTGACAGGAAAATATTCTGAGAAGGTAGATATCTGGAGTGCTGGTGTTCTGCTACACGTTCTTCTGGTGGGTGCCCTGCCATTTAAAGGAGACTCCGTAGGAGTTTTTGAGGCAATTAAGACTGTGAAGCTTGATTTCCACACTGGGGTTTGGGAATCAGTATCTAAACCTGCACGAGATCTTATTGGAAGGATGCTGACAAGGGATGTCTCTGCAAGAATTACAGCTGATGAAGTTTTAA GACATCCATGGATACTATTCTATACTGCGCGTACCTTAAAAACACTTCCTTTGAAGACTAGAATGAAGAACCAACTTGGAGCACCTTCCCGTCAACATGCTATTAGATCCAGATTAAAATTTGATCGAATCAGGATTGAAGATGGTTCTTTCAATGATAATTCAAGTTCATTTTCTTCTTCTGATAGTTGCAAGTCAGCAGATCAGGATGATAGTGAGCTGGTAGATGCACTGGCCACTGCAGTTTCACGGGTGAGAATCTCTGAGCCAAAAAGGAGCAGATTGTGTGTTCCCACAGGTCCAATTGAGCAGCAGCGTTCATCTAACCTAAATGCTAACAATCTCTGTAAAGCATTTTGA